The DNA region AAACAGCCCTTACCCTCAAAATCTCCAGCCTGAGCAGAAGATGGGACATTATGTCAGTGGAAACTGCATACAGCAAAGAGTAAACAGATAAGGCGAATCCATTGGTTCTTTCAGAGGggactgaagtccatgggatggGTATCCTGATGCTCTTAATGGGCTCACCTTTTCCTAAGGCAGCACAGCGTAGGCAGGTTTACACTTGGGTCTGAATTCTttttgctgtgtgacctgaggcaagtgactcaacctctctgagcctcagactcGTCAGGCTAAAAATCCTTCCATTGATGAGACTATCGTAAgacttaaaaggagaaaaagtatcATTGACTTCATATCTGCCATATACCAGGCAGTACGGTGGGCCCTTTATATAGCCTCATAATAAGCCAGGTGCAATGCTTGGCACATAGCTAGTACTCATCCGGCATGAGTTTCCTGACCCACCTTCTCTGCCACCCAGCTGGGGCCAGGGGAGCTGGAACATGGCAGAGGGCATTCTGGGGGCTAACCTCCTGCCTTTTTCCATGTCCCCAAGTGTGCACCCAGCTGCTGGTGTCCCGACCAGACGAGGAGAACATCACCAGTTACCTCCAGCTCATCGAAAAGTGCCTGTCTCATGAGGTGAGGCCTTCCCTAGGGCTCTCAGGAATGGAAAGGCTGCCCCCATCCTCGCAGACCAACACTCCTTATGTGTCTAGCAAGGCTCTGCCTAACTGACTCCTGCCCACCTCTCCTTATCCTTCCAGTATTGGGTTCAGTGGATGCCCTGAGCTCCTATTCTGAGAGCCTTAGTACATAATTCTTCTCTAGGGAGTAAGTCTCCCTCCCGCCTGCTGATCCCTCAGCTCTCAGTAAAACAGGGATGCCTTCACCAGCCCCTCATAACATCAGGTTTCTTGTGCCTCCTGTGCTGCTTCCTCACAGCATTTATCACAGTTACAATTTCGCATGTATCATCTCCCCAGCTAAATTGTAAGCTGTGTGAGCACAGGTCACCTCTGTGTCCCAGCATTGCCCAGCACAGGACAGGCAGTTGTTAATACTTGAGCAAATGGATAGAAGGCAGATCTGAAAGAAGCACACACATCTCTTTCACCCCCCTAATTCTAGGCTTTCACGGAGACACAGAAGAAACGACTGCTGTCCTGGAAACAGCAAGTGCTGAAGCTCCTCCGGACCTTCCCGCGCAAAGCTGCACTAGAGATGCAGAACTACAGGCAGCAGAAAGGGTAGGAGGGCGGCCAGGGCCCAGGGACCTTCCTTtcgtaggcccttgttggttgaCAGATAGTGCTTAGAGGGGTGATTGCATCCTGGGCTGGGAGTCCAGTTGTCCTCATTCAGTAACTGAGTGGCCTTATATAAGTCACCCAGTGAGGACTCTCCCATTAGAAAATCAGGTGGTGCCTGATTTTCCATTAGAATAGAGCGCTGAGCTAGCAGAATCAGTACCCATCTCGGTAGCTGGCCCCTTGCCTGTCCCTTGTTCTCCTCACCTGTGTGCAGAGGGCTCTGAAGTCCCTTCTCTCCccaaacaaacaacagaaatatcaCACTTGAGAACTGAAGTTAGAACTGCTGTGAGTGGACTTGAGGAAACCTTTGGACTCTCCCCATCTTCGTCTTAGGAGTCCCCTTGGGGCAGGAGACAGAATTACAGTGCAAGGACTTGGACAGGGAATCCCTGCTCATGCTGGTCTATGTTCTTTCCTGCCACAGGGGTTGTTGGGGGTGAGAGGAATAGGTAAACAGATGGGCACATACACCTAAACTGATACCCTGCCTTCTGCTCTCTCACAGCTGGGCGTTTGGCTCGAACTCACTCCCCATAGCTGGTtctgtggggatgggggtggcccGGCGGACCCAGCGGCAGTTCCCAATGCCTCCCCGGGCCCTTCCGCCTGGCAGGATGGGCCTTCTGAGCCCTTCAGGCATTGGGGGCATCTCCCCTCGACATGCCCTCACCAGCCCCAGCCTTGGGGGCCAGGGCCGACAGGTGAGCCAGCTGGAAGCAAAGAGCCTGGCACttctggggttgggggggtggtgcctgtgatgtgtgatgtgtgtctccatatgtttgtgtccAGGCGGGCCCAGCTTAGTGGGGAGGGGACTCTGCCAACTCCACCACTCCTGGGTCTGGGCCTTTTCCCTGCCCACCCACTGCTCTCTGTCTTCCTGTGCCCCATGCAGAACCTGTGGTTCGCCAACCCcggaggcagcaacagcatgccCAGCCAGAGCCGCAGCTCTGTGCAGCGCACCCACTCACTCCCGGTCCACTCGTCACCCCAGGCCATTCTCATGTTCCCTCCAGGTAAGGTGCCCGCCCTCAGGACTCTGCCTCAGCACTGCCCTCAGCtggcctttcttttctcttctgggTATTATACACACTGTCCCTTGCATACGTCTGTTCTCTCGCTCCttacccccacccaccccccatctctctttctcctcctccctgtgTCATAATCTTGGTGCTCATACTGGTGTCTGTCTGCGTCTTTTTCGAGGATTGTTAAGTACTCAGTTTGAAAGGAATGGAGGGGATGAGACACAGTGGCCAGGTTTCTGTAGAAGGGAGTCCTGCCTATCAGTCCACTAGTGTTCTTTCAGAAGCCAGGTGACCAAGCAGGAACCTGTAAACTTCGTCTCTTTGAACAGGTTCTACCCTAAGAGCTGTCTTCCCTCTGCTTACAGATCAGCCTAGAGATGGGAGATCAGAAGGAGGGCAAAGTAGGCAAAAGGGAGATTAGAGATGAGCTAGCCCTGCCTTGCTCAGCAAGTCAGGGGTGATTCCCCTGTGCCAGACTTGCTGCTAGGCACTGAGGCTGCAGAAGCAGAGAAGGCTGGTCTGGAAAGGGCTGCCTCTAGAGAGAGCTTAGATTTGCTTGTGACCCCAAACTCTTTATGTCACAAAGAATTCTTTTATGAGATTATGTGAGAGGCAGGAGACCCCATTTGTCCTGTTTATCCTGCACAGGGCTTGGCACATGGTAGGCATCTGTAAACGCTATCAAATGACTGGATGGTTGAATTGCAGGAGTGAAAAATGAGACCAGTTCTTTTCACCAGCATGCTATGTGTCAGACACCTTTCCTGCACTGTTCAGTCAAATCCTCCCAGCTGCACATGTGAAAGCACTGATATTCCCATCTTATTAGTCATGAATCTGAATCTGAGATTCAGAACTCTGAATCTCAGAGCAAGGTTGACCTTGCTGAaggtcaacttttttttttttttttttaaattaaggagaGACAATTAGATGACCTGACATGGCTTGTGGATTTATAGGAGACATCATGAGAGGTGAGGCTggaaggtgaaagagcagagtcttCTGAGCCCGCGTAGAAAGCTGAGAGTTACTCTAGAGAATCAGTGAGGAGCCCAGAAAGGCTTTTAAGCAGTGAGTGGTGTTAGGTCTGCCCAGTACCAAGTGTGTGTATGTCTTAAAggctctgtgtctctgtttcttgCCTCTCCTTTCCTTCTCATCCCCCTCAGCCTCTCCCTCACTCCAGCCTCTGTTTTCGTGACTCTGCCCTTCACCCTAGTCCAGTCCTTACTGCTTCCGttctcctctctcccacccaGACTGCCCGGTCCCTGGGCCTGACCTGGAGATCAATCCCACTCTGGAGTCTCTGTGTCTGAGCATGACAGAACACGCCTTGGGTGGTGAgcattttctctttccctgacCCAGCTCCCACCTACCCAGCAGCGTCTCCACCTCTGAACTGAGCAACTCAGAGTCATCCTGAGGGGTCCCTAGGGGAGGCCGGACTCCAGGGAGGGCCTGACTGGGATGACAGGCTACCTGAGCACCTTTTCTTGGGCCTCCCGCCAGCTCCTgatcttcctcccttcctccctttcttacCACAGATGGGACAGACAAAACCTCCACCATCTGACGGGACCCACAGCCCAGCGCACCCATAGGCTCCCTGGGCGGCGGGCGGGGGCCAACCCCCAACGGGCTTCTCCGCGACAGCGAGAGGGTGGGCTGGCTCAGCTATACATTCTAATATTTTTCTACTCTCTCACCCTTTTAACTTTTGTTTAACATTGGCACACGCCTTGCTCACTCCCAGGCCCGTCGAGGGATCTctgctgaggcccagggaggtagGGGGCAGCAAGGATAAAGGGGGCAGGGACTGGCCAGCCTGcctgccccctccttccctccttcaccCCCAACCTGGCCCtgtcccacccctgcctcctctaGACTGCCGGCCACCTGCCCCTCCCAAGGAAAAAGTCTCCCCCAGACTCACTAACCCACTCTCTTGTGGGGCCTGCTCAGAACCATCTGACATTTGGGGAGACATGAGTCGGGTAGATAATCTGCTCTCCTGAATGTTATTTGAGAGGAGCTGAGGAGATAAAGGCGGGTGAGGAGAGGAGCGTGTCTGTCTGcctatctctctctccctcacctccttACACCTTCTTCTTCCCCATTCCCATCATTCCCCAAGGACAGGAGCCACCCTCCTCTCACTCACCTCCTTTTGCCCTGTTTATCAGAGGTTCTCTGCAATTAATTTCTTAGGTCTATTTAAGATACATATTTATATAGTTCTTAACGGTTTTTCTCTCTGATCATTCCTTCTCATTTTTAGAATCCTCAGGCCTCTCTCTGAGCCAAGAAAGTGGCAGGGGGAGCCTGAATTTTATGAGGGGAGAGGGCAGAGCCCCCTCCTCCACACCCCCtagcccttccccaccccacccctagccCTGGCTCCGCAGATGCAGAGGTCGAAGACTGGGAGCCAGGGCAGCCAGTGAGGTCAGGAAGTCTGTTGCCTTAACGTCTCCTACCCCCGCCAACACAAATTCTTCTCCACTCCCAAGTCTGGCTGCTGAAAGACTTGGGGGTAAAGAATAAGGGAAAGGGGATGGTTTTTGgtttccttccccacccctaTCCCCTTTTCTTttacccttcccccaccccaccccctcattCTGTCATGACCTCACTTAAGTGGAACACTATATCATAACCCAGAGGTTCATCCCAGCCCCAGAGTCATACCAATCTCTGTTCCTACTGAGGCGTTGTGCTGGGGCCCAGTTGGAGGGCGGGAATTTGGGGGTTCAGGCTGTGGGGAAGCCAGGGTCTCCTCTTCCAACCCCATCCCCTCAACTCCCCCCTCACTGGGACATTCTCAAGCTTTTCACAccgaaaaggaaaaaatgttatttttagatACATTTTATGAATAACTTTTGTTATGAATATGGCTGGTAACCATTGTGTATGTTATTAAAGATACAAAAtgttgggaaaaaacaaaaaaccaaaaaaaaaaaatttaaaaccaccACCCTCCCTGCACTCACCCATTCCCCAGACCTTCTTGCCTCTGCCCTCCTGGTCTGGACCTCCCTCAACTCTGAcccagggtgggggaggaagccagggggtggggtggcccTGGGGACCTGCTCCAGGTCCCTACCTCCTCTCCCAGTGCCGGGCTGGGTGGGGTGTCAGGTTTATTTATGTACCTCTTGCACACTCATCAACCTATGCAAGTCCCCCATCCCGGCCCCTCCATGTTTCTGTGCCTTTGCTCATTCCCCTccaactcccagggcttctcCAATCCTCCTCCTAGCCCGGGGAAGTGGGATGGACAGGGGCCACCTCGTTTTTTGGAATCAGCAGGGTGTCCCTCTTAAGAgaccctcacctcctcccagccAGTCCTGTCTTGTTCACTACCCATCAGGGTGAGCTGGGTCTGCCTGGcactgggaggtggtgagggacaccCCCCACATAATGGGAGGCAAGAgctgcccccttccccccacctgtCAGCAGAGTGTGCAGGACGCAGGCGGCCCCACTCTGATGGGCAGGATCCTGACCcactcctgcccctccccagcccccgtcCCTCCAccatgatttcacccctccttCTATTCCCAGCCCCACTGGCAGAATCAGCTTTGAGTAACTGTACAGTTTTTCtcgctgttggagaagacttatTTGTTGGAGTTTCACTTGTTTAATGGTCTGggcttattttggaaaaaaaaaaaaaaaaaaagaacaaacaaatgaaaaagattcTGATCTTTGTTATGCTATATTTCCTGAAAAAACCTAGTGACCCTGCCTTTGTGGCCTTTGCTTTTGTGCCTTAAGCACCTGGGGTGGTTCAGGGGGGTATGCATGGGGCAGGCAAAATGAGACCATGGTGCCTGGGAGGGGAAGTAAAGAGAAGCTGGCTTTATTAACAGCAGAGGTTTGGAGGAGAGGAAAACAAAGCAATAGGCTCACAAAGAGATCACGCGAAAAGTGCCTTCCTGCACAAAATAACTATCTGCACCAGGGCTGAAGGCTTTGGGACTCAGTCACTGTCACTGTCAGCTTCACTGGAATCAGAAGCTGCAGCTTCACTGCCATCCTCCTGAGCAGAATGCTCGCTGCCACTGGGGAAGGGACTGGCGCTCCGGCTCCGGCTGTGGCTCCGCTGGCCACCCCCATCACTGCCACTGTCTGAGTCATTGTCACTGCCACGAACCCGTCCTCTGTCCTCATCATCAGAGTCGGCATCATCCTCCGAATCAGCATCACTGCCGAAGATCTCCTCTTTGTCTCTGGCGGCCCGGGCCTCATCCTCACTGCTTTCATCCTCACCGCTGCCACTCTTGTCACTCGCCTCGTCCCTGTCACCCTCCTCCTGTTCACTCTCACTGCCAGAGCGCTCATCCTCGCTGCCTTCCTTCTCACTGCTGCTGCCCTTCTCTCGTTCCTCATCTGCAAGGGAGCAAGAAGTAAGACCCAAGTTCCCCACCCACCCAGAGTCAGAGTTTGGTCTGTCCAGCTTTACCTGAGCCCccagcttctttctcttctgtctccatttcctcctcctcttcctcctcgggTTCATGGTTCTCCAGCTGAGCCTTCCGTGCCTCCTGAAAGCAGGACAGTTGAGGGGAAGGAGAATGTTCAGTCTGGTTCCTGTGCCACTCCACCAACTACCACCCTCcccatgggagacctgggtcagtGGTGCTTGTTACCTGAGCTTCTAATTCCTTCTCATTCATGTCCCGGTGTTTGACCACAAGCAGGGCATTGGTACCCGACTGAACCCCGGCCTTGGCTCGGCGCTTACTCAGGCGAACCCTGCAGTGATAGAATTGGGGAGAAATACATGAGATTCAGTTAAAGACCCCTGTGGGGAATCTGGTCTAACTTGGTTCTTACTCATCTTTACTCATTTATGCTTGGCTCAGAAAAGACCAGAATAAATACAGACTGAATAAGGGAAACTAAATTTGGGGTAGGGGACAGGCAAGGAAAAAAggagcccctggtggctcagatggtagagtctgcctgcagtgcggaagacccagggttcgatccctgtgtcaggaagataccctggagaaggaaatggcaacccactccagtattctggcctggagaatcccatggacggaggagcctagcaggctacagtccatggggtagtaaagagtcgaacacgactgagcaacttcactttcacaggcAAGAAAATAGCTCCAAAGGTATCAGTTTGAGTGCCCTATactttacatatgtgtatatgtatgccctttacataaatgtataaagaagtagattttaatgtgaattaGATACCAACACTTAAAAAGAGAATCTGGATTTCTGGCTTTTAGAAAATAAGATTCTGAGATTCCACTGGGCCTCTGattcccttcccaccccaccccaccccaccccccaacataGCAGCAGTGGGTTGGAGCCctttgctgtgctgggtcacAGTGCCCCTTGAAGGTTGCCAAGGGCTCCAGGTCACCTAGACCCCAACAGCCTACTCTGCATATTTTACACTTTTTGCCTGGCTTAATGGGATCAGAATTTGTGATCTCTGCTTTAAACAGAAACTCAAGGTCACACTTTCCCAAGCTTTACATCAAGGGTCCCAGCACAACAGTAAACTTgtaaccatcagggaagttttgGGGTCATGTTTTTTGAACTTGGGTATCTAGcatttcacttatttaaaacattaattttacgTATTACTCCATATTTTGGCTATGTCTACTTTTACATGGAGTCTCTTATTAATATCAGGGGAAACTTGGCAGTCCTACCCTACATGAAAGCTCCAAATATCTCCAGTGTTAGGTAGAGATTTTTCTTGTGGGTTCTTGCGTGAGAACCGGCTCCGGCTTTATAGGCTTCCACTCTTACAAATGCATGTGGCAAATCCCTAGATACAAAGAGCCACCTCCAAGGTAGCTCTTCTTGTATACCCCAAGATTCTGATTCTGAAGCACAAGCCCAAGCTAATCTGAGTGAGGTAGGATTGTGCTGAGTACCTGGTCTCCAATTCATTGTAGTAAACACCATCACCCTCTCGGAAGATAAAGAAGTAGTTTTCCTCATAGCCCTTGCTAGCCTTGTTCTTCACATTCCAGTTGTACTCTCGAGCTATCTTGTAGTCATACCTGAGGATGAAGGGGACAGGGTCAGCCCCATTTCTTCCCTGAGGGAGAAAAGGAGACAGTTCTCAATACCCGAAGCCTAACCCCAACCCACGTACACATCATCTGGTGCATAATCCATCTCCTCTTCCTGGTCCCGTTTTCGTTTCTTCAGTGTTTCCTCCACAGGCAGAAAGTAAGCCACAAACTGGTTCCCTTCCTCATCCATCATGCCCCTGTTTGAGGGGGAAAGAGGAGTCAAGACTGaggacaacaacaataaaaatcagGCCAAGGTGGACAGCAGGGCCACTTACCTGATCATGGCCTGAGACATCATCTCCAATGCAGCTGCACCACTTGTGTCCTTGGGGGCGGGGTCTGAGTCAAAAATTACCTGAGCGCAAGGGTTGATCCACATCTGGGGGATGGAGGGCACTGGGGTTAGACTAGGATAGGCAGAGATGGCAGGCTGCCcctctctgccccctgccctggaTCTGACCTTAAAATCTGGAAAGACAGGCATGACCTCCACTGGTGTCACTCGGGGCTTGCTGTAATGCTGGGAGATCTGGCAGAGGCAAAAAAACAGGGTAAGAAAAAGTACAAAGTGCTCTGAAGCCGCACCTTTACCCCCCCCTTCCCCTATCCCAGTCCTTCAATTACAGATTTCTGGGCATCCTCAAAAGTTTTCTCTATAGCTGTAATCTGGCTATCCCTGTCTTTGTATATTTCCTCCTCAGTGAATTGCTGCTTCACAGAAACCCCAAtcctggggagaaaaagaaaaacatttagagGTCACTGGACACACCTGAAATCTACCTTCCCTCCCTACCCACCACAACTTACTTGACCTCAGGTTTCTCATTGGAAATGCCATAACGGTTGAATTCAGTGGAGATGTACTCCGTCTTCCGCATCCATGGCACCACCTTCGCGTGCTGCTGGGATCTGGAGTGGGAGAATCAGGCACCTCAGGACCCCACTGCCTTCCCATCAGCGCCAGTCCTAAGTCCCCACTCAGCATCCCCTCACCTCTTGGAACTGGTGGGGGCCTGAATCTCCTCTTCCAGAAGCTTCTCATCAGCTGGGTCTAGGAGTACTAGAAGAAAGCAAGGTGAGAGGAGGACTCTGAGGGAGGCCCAGAGCTGGCCCTCGTGAGCCTAGAGCAGGCCCTCCCTGTCTCCCAACACACCATTGGGGTCGATGCGGTAGGTGTCAGGGTTGATGAGGTCAATGGTAACTCCCAAGTCTGGCTCAGTCAAGAGATCATGTTTGTGCTGTTTTTCCAGGGAAGTTGCTTTGTACTGAACAAACCTGGGTAGGGAAAACATGCCCATTATGGTTTCCTTATTCCAGCCTTACCCCTCACAGCCCAGCTTCCTAGAGGCTAAGGTACTCCAGGGAGGAATTCAGAATGAAATAGCCTCCACATTAGAATCAGAAAGCTACCAGCTCTTAAGTGTAAAGAGACTTGGATACTGCTTGCTTCTTAACATACCTGTGGAGCACCTACTATTACAGATTAACTACCATTCTGTACCCTGAACAGCCAGAAAAAGCAGTCCTTACCCTCAAGGAACTCATATTCTAAGGTGTATCCCAAAGCCCCACTCTTAGTCTCACCTGTTCTGGTCGAAGGGATAGGTGATGAACTTCGGGTCGAAGGGGATGTCAGGGAGGCTATTGCAGTACTTGACTCGGCAGACCACTCCAGACCTGGGAACACAGTGGCTCAAAACCTGGCCCCTGCTGCCCCACCTCTGCACCCACCTTGGCCCACCCGTCCTGGGGAAACACGATGGAGCTCACCTCTCAGGCAAAGTCCGGTGAGAATTGGGCCTGGTGGGTAAGAGACAGACACTGACAAATGATGGAAAGAACAGGATTGACAGGAGAGCGAAGGGGGCTTTTCCAAGCTTTtaaaagggaaggagagggtgacaAATGATAATTCTTCTTGGTAGAGGTACCTCAAGTACTCTAATGGAGGGAGTCAAGTATGCCTCTTGATTAGAGACAGTGTCCCTAAATGTTTTTCAATCCCTTCTGAAGGACACGTCTTCAAGTACTTTAATAATAGAGTCAAATAATTGTTTTTTGGGGAAAGGGGTCTCCAAACGCttgactggaagaaaaaaaaactcagtccTCAACAGCTTAATTCCAAAACTCCACTGTAGGGAAGGTGTTGGGGGAGCTGGGGAACACCACGTCTGGGACCCGCCCCCCTGAACGGGTGTGCGCTCCGTGACGACACGGGCAGACCTGGGGGGCTGGCAAGGTTGTAGACTGACAAACCCACCTGACCCTCTCACCTCGCTGACGCCCACCCTGACCTAGAGAAAAGCGGTACAGTCAGGCGGCGGAGTGCCTACCTGTGGCCATCCTCGCGCTGGGCCTGGGTCTGGATAGTGGGCGCCATGGCGATGAGGCAAGGGCAATCCTGACGAGAGCCTCAGAGCCACGGCAAATGGAGTGCCGACTTCGGCGGGCGCCCAATCCCAGGCAGGGCTCGGGCTGGCACCGCTCTCCTCACAGATAGGGCCGGAGTGAGGTGGGCTGGCGAGAAGAGTTCCCGGAACACTGGAGTACTACGTAGTACTCAGGTAAACGCGCAAACAACGCCAACCCACAGCTCCGTCTCCACCAACTGCCGCCAAGACTCTGAGGACCGCAGGTCGCCTCAGCCCGCTAGGCCTTCTGGGAAATAGAGTCTGATTGGCTCCACACCCGGATTGGCCAGCGACTGTTCAAAGGACGGAGCGAGGCGGAAAGAGCCTCTTGTGATTGGTTTATCGATATCTCATTGTAGCCGTCGGATTTGAGAGTCACTAGTTGGAGGGTGGGTTCTTTCCTCTCATTGATTGTATTGTCTGGGAGGCGGAGCTAATCAGCAAAGAGGGCCCAGAGGCGAAGACGCTAAAAAGAAACCGGGAAGACGCACTTGTGACGCACTTCCGGTGCGCGAGGCGAAGATGGCTGCATCCCAACAGCAGGCTTCAGCGACTTCTTCTGCCGCTAGTGTATCGGGTCCAGGTTCAGCTGGTGGGTCGGGTTCCCAGCAGCAGCCACAACCACCAGCACAACTTGTGGGACCTGCCCAGAGCGGGCTTTTGCAGCAACAGCAACAGGACTTCGATCCTGTGCAGCGTTATAAGATGCTCATCCCGCAGCTGAAGGAGAGTCTACAGGTGATGGGTTGGGAGATTTGGCTCTCTGCCATCCGGGGGGTGGGCGGAGGGATTGTTTAGTCAGGGAGAGAGCAAAAGAAGCGTTAAGAAGGAAAGAGGAATGAGACTGTCTTCGTGATGCCAAAGTGAAGTTCTGTGGATTGACAGTGTAAAGTGGGATCAGAGAGAATCTTTGAGTTTGAGACTGACCGGAATTCGAGTTGGagggaatttaaagaaaaaacctAGCTCTGGACGTTAAAGCCTGAGGAAAGGACTGGCCTTTACTGACCCTGACTGGTGGGTGAGGGAGGACCCTAAGGTCTGTCTGGGAAATTACTGGCAAGAGAGCGCGGGCCTCTGGGAAAATATGGATGGTAATTGCTATAAAGGAATGGAAGTTGGAATTACTCCGCAGTGATAGGACAAGTAACAACTGAAGAGGAGGCCTGAAATTGGATGTATCTTAAGGAAGAGTGTAGATCTACCAaaagtgtcctcttctgtttccttcatctcccacaccttttctttttttttctttccctctttagaCCTTGATGAAGGTTGCAGCCCAGAACCTGATTCAGAACACTAACATTGACAATGGACAGTGAGTACTCCCCTTTCTCCAGGATGTCAGTATCTCCATCCTAGTCTCAGAAGCATCCCCCTTgtacccccacccaccccctcttttctctattttgaaGCCTATTCCCTATTCCTTGGCCTtgccctttttttcccttctactaTTAGCTGTCCCCTAGATCTTACTTTGGGTCTCCTGGGTCTATACCTAGTTTTCTGATGGATACTTGGTTGGGTAGTCACTTAGTCCCAGAAACTGGAAATTCATCTTCCACCTTCTTCTCCTGGACTGTAGAAAGAGCAGCGATGGACCCATTCAGCGCTTTGACAAGTGTCTGGAAGAGTTCTATGCACTTTGTGACCAGCTAGAGCTCTGCCTGGTAAGGGGCCTCCTAGCCACCAGGTGACCACAATTACCTCAGTTCCTGTGCTTCAGGAACCTTCATTCAGTCAGTTGACACATGCTGACTGAGCACCTCCTGTGGCCCAGACCTGTGTGGATGCTGCACCTGATACTGGGGACAGAAAGTTGCCCAGTCCTTGCCCTCATAGAGCTTCCAGTTCAGTGGGTGACAAATATATCCTCCAGCAGTGATAGCTCAGAGAGTCAGGACTCTGACAGGAGAAGCTCAAGACATGGAAGACCATGAAGGGGGAAACTTGGGCAGAAGGCTCAGGGctgggatgtgggggtggggtgggggccaggcagagggggcaAGGTTAAAATAAGGGA from Cervus elaphus chromosome 4, mCerEla1.1, whole genome shotgun sequence includes:
- the PAF1 gene encoding RNA polymerase II-associated factor 1 homolog isoform X1; the protein is MAPTIQTQAQREDGHSVCLLPTRPNSHRTLPERSGVVCRVKYCNSLPDIPFDPKFITYPFDQNRFVQYKATSLEKQHKHDLLTEPDLGVTIDLINPDTYRIDPNVLLDPADEKLLEEEIQAPTSSKRSQQHAKVVPWMRKTEYISTEFNRYGISNEKPEVKIGVSVKQQFTEEEIYKDRDSQITAIEKTFEDAQKSISQHYSKPRVTPVEVMPVFPDFKMWINPCAQVIFDSDPAPKDTSGAAALEMMSQAMIRGMMDEEGNQFVAYFLPVEETLKKRKRDQEEEMDYAPDDVYDYKIAREYNWNVKNKASKGYEENYFFIFREGDGVYYNELETRVRLSKRRAKAGVQSGTNALLVVKHRDMNEKELEAQEARKAQLENHEPEEEEEEEMETEEKEAGGSDEEREKGSSSEKEGSEDERSGSESEQEEGDRDEASDKSGSGEDESSEDEARAARDKEEIFGSDADSEDDADSDDEDRGRVRGSDNDSDSGSDGGGQRSHSRSRSASPFPSGSEHSAQEDGSEAAASDSSEADSDSD
- the PAF1 gene encoding RNA polymerase II-associated factor 1 homolog isoform X2, whose amino-acid sequence is MAPTIQTQAQREDGHRPNSHRTLPERSGVVCRVKYCNSLPDIPFDPKFITYPFDQNRFVQYKATSLEKQHKHDLLTEPDLGVTIDLINPDTYRIDPNVLLDPADEKLLEEEIQAPTSSKRSQQHAKVVPWMRKTEYISTEFNRYGISNEKPEVKIGVSVKQQFTEEEIYKDRDSQITAIEKTFEDAQKSISQHYSKPRVTPVEVMPVFPDFKMWINPCAQVIFDSDPAPKDTSGAAALEMMSQAMIRGMMDEEGNQFVAYFLPVEETLKKRKRDQEEEMDYAPDDVYDYKIAREYNWNVKNKASKGYEENYFFIFREGDGVYYNELETRVRLSKRRAKAGVQSGTNALLVVKHRDMNEKELEAQEARKAQLENHEPEEEEEEEMETEEKEAGGSDEEREKGSSSEKEGSEDERSGSESEQEEGDRDEASDKSGSGEDESSEDEARAARDKEEIFGSDADSEDDADSDDEDRGRVRGSDNDSDSGSDGGGQRSHSRSRSASPFPSGSEHSAQEDGSEAAASDSSEADSDSD
- the MED29 gene encoding mediator of RNA polymerase II transcription subunit 29, whose amino-acid sequence is MAASQQQASATSSAASVSGPGSAGGSGSQQQPQPPAQLVGPAQSGLLQQQQQDFDPVQRYKMLIPQLKESLQTLMKVAAQNLIQNTNIDNGQKSSDGPIQRFDKCLEEFYALCDQLELCLRLAHECLSQSCDSAKHSPTLVPTATKPDAVQPDSLPYPQYLAVIKAQIACAKDIHTALLDCANKVTGKTPAPPTGPGGTL